In Sphingopyxis macrogoltabida, the sequence CGACGTCCACCGCACCAACTTCCCCGCCGAGGTCGTCGCTTTCATCAGCCCCCTTCGCTCGGCGCGCGCCGCAGGCCTGACGCCCTCGAACCACAGCGACTATAGCGTCACTCCGCTCGACACGCGCTTCATGCTCTGGACCGCGATGGCGCGCGTCTCGCCGACCAGCGTCGTCAGCGGCCCCGCCGAGCGCCTGAACGCCTATGAAGCCTTGCAGGCGCTGACCACCGGCCCCGCTTGGCAAGTCTTCGAAGAAGACCGCAAGGGCCGCATCAAGCCCGGCCTGCTCGCCGACTTCGTCATTCTCGACAAGAACCCGCTGACCACCCCGGTCGACGCCATCAAGGCCATCAAGGTCCGCGAAACGATCAAGGAAGGGCGTAGCGTCTGGCGCGCGACGCCCTGAGCCGATATCCTCGCGCCGCATCCACAACAGGGGTCTCATCATGCGTCACAGCCTTGCCCTTTTGGTCGCCGTCATCGCCCTCCCCGCGCCAGCACTTGCGCAGCCCGCCCCCGACCTCGCCGATCTCGCCGGCGCCCGCGCGGCGGGCGGCGAAACGCAGCTTCTCGCGCGCGGCTATGTCGCGCGCTTCTCGAATACCGTCGGCGAACAGCGCTACACCTTCTGGTGGAATGCCCGCACCGGCCGCTGCATCTCGGTATCGACCGTCGACGGACGCTATGGCGCGCTGATCGTCGTCCCGGCCGAAAATTGCCGCGACGGCGATGCCGACAACGACGGCCTCGATCACCATCAACCCGCCGCCGATCCGGGCTATCGCGATCCCGGTTCGCTGGTTCTCGTCTGCTACGGCGCGGGGACCCGGCCGACGGTCCAGAACAATCCGCGCTACAGCTGGAACCCCCACGCCCACAAATGGGAATGGAGCAACGAGCTCAGCAACAGCGCGCAGGGATTTAACAGCGATATCCAGCTCGAACTCTACGGTGACCATGGCCGCATTCACCTCGGCCCGAAACTGGTGCCGCCGATCCATTCGGGCGGCGACAACGGCTGGTGGGATCTCGACAATCTGGTCGTCACCCCCGACCGCATCACCGCCAGCTATCGCCTCAATGGCCTCAACAAACCGAAGCTGACCGTCGATCGCCGCTCCGGCCGCATCACCATCGCCGCGCAGACCAATTTCTCGGGCCAGTGCGATATCGGCGACTGGGGTGCCGGGCAGAGGCGGTTTTAGGGAACGGACCGCCGCGTCGCCACTTCGGCCAGCATCGTCTTCAGCGCCGCGGCATCATGCCAGCGGCCGCCCGTCATCACGCCCAGCGGCGCTCGTAACGTCGCGGGTTTTTCCAGCGGATTGTCGGCGACCAGCAGCAGGTCGGCGCGATAGCCCGGCGCCACGATGCCGAACTTCGCCGCGCCCGGTACCGTCTTGGCGATGAACTCGCCCGGGGTGCGCGTTGCCGCCGACAGCGCCTGCCACGGCGTCAGCCCGGCGCCGCGCATCGCGTCGATCTCGTCATGCAGCGCAAAGCCGGGTACCAGCCCCGCGATCGTCGGCGCATCGCCGCCCGCAATCAGCGGGACCCCCGCATCGGCCATCGCCTTGACGAAGCGCGCCTCGAACGCCACCCGCCGCGACAGGTCGACCGCCTTTTTCTGATAGCCCGAGCGCGCCCAGTCGATCCGGTCGCCGGGCGACACATAGCGCGCCTCGGGCGCTGCGAGATAGGCTTTCACGGCCTCGGGCTTGCCGAACTGCGCCGCGATCGTGCGATAGGTGAACAGGTCGGACGTGACGAACGCGCCATGCGCCTTCACCAGCGCGATCGCGTCGGCGATCCGCGCCGCGGCGGGCGGCGCCTGCTGGTCGCTCGCGGGCGGTTCGGGGAAGAAGCCGGTGAAAAACTCCTCGACATGCGCGATCATCGCCTGCCCGGCGGCGAGCTGTTTCGCGAGGCCGACCGCCGCGACATTATGCCCGACGACGCCGATCCCCTGCACGCGCGCTTCGTCGGCCAGCGCCGCGAACGCCTCCGCCGACAGGTTGGTATAGACCTTCATGAAGCTGTAGCCGTTCGCCTTTGCCAGCCGCACGATGGCGCGCGCCTCGTCGGGGGTGCGGACGATGAAATGGCCATATTGCGGGTCGCCATCGACGACGAAGGCGGTGAAGATATAGGGTCCGGGCACCTCGCCGCGGTTCACCGCGATCCGCGTCCGTCCGGCAAAGGCGTTGGTCGCCTCGCCCATGTTGAGCATCGTCGTCACGCCATTGGCGAGCAGCAGCGTCAGGTCGTCACGCTGCGTCACATGATTGTGCATGTCGGCAAGGGCCGGCATCAGCCACGCGCCCTTGCCGTCGATCACCGGCGTCCCGGCGGGCAGCTTCGCCTGGATCCCGACGCTAGCGATCCGCCCGTCGGTGACGATCACGGTGGTGCGTGGAATCACGCGTTCGCGGTCCATCGGCACGACATTGACGTTTGCGAAGACGATCGTCTCGGCCCGCGCCAGCGCGGCGCAGGCGAACATCATCGACAGCGCCAGCAGCGCCCGCAGCATCCGCCGCGCCGCGTCAGCCGGCGCAGAAAGCGACAAAGCGCGCGATCGCCTGCTTGCCCGCCGGCGTCGCCGCCATATCGGTCGCGACGCCATCGGCCGTCATGCGCAGCCACCCGTTCGCCGCAAAGGCGCGGATGAAAGGCGCATCGCCGGCGATTTCGTCGGTCGACGAGAAATAGGGCATTTCCTCGGCCTCGGTCGTGCCGGCCAGCCGCAATGCCTGGTCGCCCGATACCAGCTCGATCGCGCTGAGATCGGGCGAGCCGCCCGAGATCCCGGCAAAGATGCGGTTGCCGCCCTCTTCGCAGGTGAAATTCAGCGGCTGGTCGTCGGTGTCGGTGACTTCATAGGCAAGGATCGCGCTGTTCGCCCGATCCTCGTCATTGACACGCATCGTCCAGTCGTACCCGTCGTTCACCGCGGGCGCGCTCGCAGCGGCCCCCGACACGATCGCCAGAGCACCGCCAACCGAAACCAGAAACCGCTTCATCATCATTCCACCCTTCGTCATCATTATGCATTGATTTCAATGCTTATGACCGCGAAGCGGCTGAATTGCCTGTGAACTGGATCACCGTCAAGCGAGCGCCTTCTTCAGCAGTTCGTTGACGACCTGCGGGTTCGCCTTGCCCTGCATCGCCTTCATCGTCTGCCCGACGAAAAAGCCGAACAAGGCTTCCTTGCCGCCCTTATACTGCTCGACCTTGTCGGCATTGGCGGCGAGGACCTTGGCGATCTCGGCCTCGATCGCGCCGGTGTCGCTCGTCTGCTTGAGGCCTTCGCGATCGACGATGGCGGCCGCGCCGTCGCCGCTTTCGAGCATCTTTTCGAACACGGCCTTGGCGATCGTGCCCGAAATCGTGCCGTCGGCAACGAGCCCGAGCAATTCGCCCGCCTGCGCCGGTGTCACCGGGCAATCCTCGAAGCTCTTGCCGAGGCGGTTGAGCGCCCCGAACAACTCGCTCGATACCCAGTTCGCCGCCGCAGCCGGCTTCGCGCCGGTTTCCAGCAGCGTATCGAACCACAGCGCGCTCTCGACCTCGGCGGTCAGCACGTCGGCGTTATATGCCGAGATCCCGGCCGCCAGATAGCGCGCCCGCTTGGCGTCGGGCAGTTCGGGCAAGGACTCGCGGCATTCCGCCAGAAACGCATCGTCGAGTTCGAGCGGCAACAGGTCGGGATCGGGGAAGTAGCGGTAATCATGCGCATCTTCCTTCGACCGCATCGAGCGCGTCTCGTTGCGGTCGGGATCGTAAAGCCGCGTTTCCTGCACCACGGTGCCGCCACTTTCGATCAGCTCGACCTGACGTTTCGCTTCGCCCTCGATCACCGCCATCACGAAGCGCACCGAATTGACGTTCTTCGTCTCGGTGCGCGTCCCGAACTCGTCGCCGGGCTTGCGGACGCTGACGTTGACGTCGGCGCGCATCGAGCCCTCTTCCATATTGCCGTCGCACGATCCGACATAGCGCAGGATCGACCGCAGCTTGCGCACATAGGCCCCCGCTTCGGCGGGCGAACGCATGTCGGGGCGCGAGACGATTTCCATCAGCGCGACGCCCGAGCGGTTGAGGTCGACATAGGACATCGTCGGATGCTGGTCGTGCATCAGCTTGCCGGCGTCCTGCTCGACATGGATGCGCTCGATCCCGATCACCTTGTCGCCCGGAATCCCTGCCTTCTCGTCGGCTGCGATCGTCAGCGAACCTTCGCCGACAAGCGGATGATAAAGCTGCGAAATCTGGTAACCCTGCGGCAGGTCGGCATAGAAATAATTCTTGCGATCGAACCGCGACCATTTGTTGATCTCGGCCTCGATCGCCATCCCTGTACGCACCGCCTGACGGATGCATTCGCGGTTCGGCACCGGCAGCATGCCCGGCATCGCGGCATCGACCAGCGACACCTGTGTGTTCGGCTCGGCCCCGAACGCCGTCGCGGCGCCCGAGAACAGCTTGGCGTTGGAGGTGACCTGCGCATGGACCTCGAGGCCGATCACGACCTCCCACTCGCCAGTTTCGCCCTTGATGCGATAATCGCTCATCTTACCACCACTTCTCGGCGCGGGCGTTGAAGCCCGCCCGCTCTTCAATTGCCAGCCCCGCGTTCAGCACGCCCTGCTCGTCAAACGCCTTGCCGATGATCTGCAAGCCCAGCGGCAGTCCTTCGCGGTTCAGCGCCGCGGGGACCGACATCGCGGGCAGGCCCGCGAGGCTCGCGGGCACGGCGAACACGTCGTTGAGATACATCGCCAGCGGATCGGCGGTCTTCTCGCCGAGCCCGAACGCCGCCGACGGCGCGGTCGGCGCGAGGATGACGTCGCACACTCCGAACGCCTGTTCGAAATCGCGCGCGATCAGCGTCCGCACCTTCTGCGCCTGCGTATAATAGGCGTCGTAAAAGCCCGCCGACAGCACATAGGTGCCGATCATGATGCGGCGCTTGACCTCGGGCCCGAAGCCGTCGGCGCGCGTCGCGGCATACATGTCCTGCAATCCGGCCTTTTCGGGCAGGTCGCGGAGGCCGTAACGCACACCGTCATAGCGCGCGAGGTTCGACGACGCTTCGGCGGGCGCGATGATATAATAGGCCGGCAGCGCGTATTTGGTGTGCGGCAGGCTGATGTCGACAACCTCGGCCCCGGCATCCTTCAGCATCGCGATACCCGCATCCCACATCGCGTCGATGTCGGGATCGATGCCTTCAAGGCGATATTCCTTAGGAATACCGACTTTCTTGCCCTTGAGATCGCTCGACAAAGCGGCTTCCCAATTGGGCACCGGCAGGTTCAGGCTCGTCGCGTCCTTCGGATCGAAGCCCGCCATATTTTCGAGCATGATCGCGCAGTCCTTGACGTCGCGCGCCATCGGCCCCGCCTGATCGAGCGAGCTCGCGAACGCCACGATGCCCCAGCGCGAGCAGCGGCCGTAGGTCGGCTTGATCCCGCTGATCCCGACGAACGCCGCAGGCTGGCGGATCGAGCCGCCGGTGTCGGTCCCCGTCGCCGCGGGGCACAGCCGCGCCGCGATTGCCGACGAGCTGCCGCCCGACGATCCGCCCGGCGCGAGCGCGGCATTGCCGCCATCCTTGCGCTTCCACGGTGAGATCACATTGCCAAAATAGCTCGTCTCGTTCGACGATCCCATCGCGAACTGGTCGAGGTTGAGCTTGCCGAGCATGCCGCAGCCCGCGTCCCACAATTTCTGCGAAACGGTCGATTCATAACGCGGGACAAAGCCTTCGAGCATATGGCTCGCGGCTGTGGTCTGGACGCCGTTGGTCGCGAACAAATCCTTCATCCCGATCGGCACGCCCGACAAGGGCTTCAGCGTCCCCGCCGCGCGGTCGGCATCAGCCGTCTTCGCCGCCGCGATCGCATGTTCGGGCGTCTCGACGATGAACGCATTCAGCGCCTTCGCGCCCGCGACATTGGCGTTGAACGCCTCGGCGACCTCGACAGCACTGAAATCGCCCGCGCGGTGCCCGTCGCGGATCTCGGCGACGGTCAGGTTCGTAAGTTCGGTCATTATTCGATTACCTTGGGAACGCCGAAAAAGCCGTGCTGCGGCGCGGGCGCATTGGCGAGAATATCGTCGCGGCGGTTGCCGCCGGTCAGCGGGTCGGCATCGACGATATCGTCGCGCAGCCGCAGTATGTTCGGGATCACCGCAGTCATCGGCTCGACCCCGGTCACATCGACCTCGCCGAGTTGCTCGACCCAGCCCAAAATGCCGTTCAATTCGCCTTCCATCGCGGCGGCTTCCGCATCGCTGATCGCGATGCGCGCCAGCGACGCGATTTTCCTTACCGTTGCCTGATCGATTGCCATTCTAGTCGCCTTATCGGGAGAAGCTGCGCCGCTAGCATCCTCCCCCGCGCGCTTCAAGGCAGGCGCGCGATTCTCACTCGAAATCCTCGCCCAGCGGCTTGCCATTGACGAAGAGCTGCCGCCGCTGGACCGGCCGCACCTCGATCACCGCCTTTTCGAGCTCGTCGATCGTCAAACCCTCCGCGATCGCGCCACCGCGAAACCCTTCATAATCCTCGGCCCATTCGCCGGTCTTTGCATCCCGCGCGAACAGCACGACATTGTTGCCGCGCCCGGCCACGACGAT encodes:
- a CDS encoding amidohydrolase family protein, whose amino-acid sequence is MLRALLALSMMFACAALARAETIVFANVNVVPMDRERVIPRTTVIVTDGRIASVGIQAKLPAGTPVIDGKGAWLMPALADMHNHVTQRDDLTLLLANGVTTMLNMGEATNAFAGRTRIAVNRGEVPGPYIFTAFVVDGDPQYGHFIVRTPDEARAIVRLAKANGYSFMKVYTNLSAEAFAALADEARVQGIGVVGHNVAAVGLAKQLAAGQAMIAHVEEFFTGFFPEPPASDQQAPPAAARIADAIALVKAHGAFVTSDLFTYRTIAAQFGKPEAVKAYLAAPEARYVSPGDRIDWARSGYQKKAVDLSRRVAFEARFVKAMADAGVPLIAGGDAPTIAGLVPGFALHDEIDAMRGAGLTPWQALSAATRTPGEFIAKTVPGAAKFGIVAPGYRADLLLVADNPLEKPATLRAPLGVMTGGRWHDAAALKTMLAEVATRRSVP
- the gatB gene encoding Asp-tRNA(Asn)/Glu-tRNA(Gln) amidotransferase subunit GatB, which codes for MSDYRIKGETGEWEVVIGLEVHAQVTSNAKLFSGAATAFGAEPNTQVSLVDAAMPGMLPVPNRECIRQAVRTGMAIEAEINKWSRFDRKNYFYADLPQGYQISQLYHPLVGEGSLTIAADEKAGIPGDKVIGIERIHVEQDAGKLMHDQHPTMSYVDLNRSGVALMEIVSRPDMRSPAEAGAYVRKLRSILRYVGSCDGNMEEGSMRADVNVSVRKPGDEFGTRTETKNVNSVRFVMAVIEGEAKRQVELIESGGTVVQETRLYDPDRNETRSMRSKEDAHDYRYFPDPDLLPLELDDAFLAECRESLPELPDAKRARYLAAGISAYNADVLTAEVESALWFDTLLETGAKPAAAANWVSSELFGALNRLGKSFEDCPVTPAQAGELLGLVADGTISGTIAKAVFEKMLESGDGAAAIVDREGLKQTSDTGAIEAEIAKVLAANADKVEQYKGGKEALFGFFVGQTMKAMQGKANPQVVNELLKKALA
- the gatA gene encoding Asp-tRNA(Asn)/Glu-tRNA(Gln) amidotransferase subunit GatA → MTELTNLTVAEIRDGHRAGDFSAVEVAEAFNANVAGAKALNAFIVETPEHAIAAAKTADADRAAGTLKPLSGVPIGMKDLFATNGVQTTAASHMLEGFVPRYESTVSQKLWDAGCGMLGKLNLDQFAMGSSNETSYFGNVISPWKRKDGGNAALAPGGSSGGSSSAIAARLCPAATGTDTGGSIRQPAAFVGISGIKPTYGRCSRWGIVAFASSLDQAGPMARDVKDCAIMLENMAGFDPKDATSLNLPVPNWEAALSSDLKGKKVGIPKEYRLEGIDPDIDAMWDAGIAMLKDAGAEVVDISLPHTKYALPAYYIIAPAEASSNLARYDGVRYGLRDLPEKAGLQDMYAATRADGFGPEVKRRIMIGTYVLSAGFYDAYYTQAQKVRTLIARDFEQAFGVCDVILAPTAPSAAFGLGEKTADPLAMYLNDVFAVPASLAGLPAMSVPAALNREGLPLGLQIIGKAFDEQGVLNAGLAIEERAGFNARAEKWW
- the gatC gene encoding Asp-tRNA(Asn)/Glu-tRNA(Gln) amidotransferase subunit GatC; translated protein: MAIDQATVRKIASLARIAISDAEAAAMEGELNGILGWVEQLGEVDVTGVEPMTAVIPNILRLRDDIVDADPLTGGNRRDDILANAPAPQHGFFGVPKVIE